TTAGGATTTTCATTGAGCCCGGCTACTCTGATTTTCAGAGCTAGCCGAAACATTCATAGATCCAGATCCCACATTAGCATCCAACAGAACACGTGACCTATCCACTATTCGCTGTCGCTTTTTCCCCTCAGACAACTCTAATGGCTCATTTTCCTCCTCCAAATCCAACTCCATTTCCCTCTGAACGATCCCATTTGCAGTCAAATTATCTATACACCCATCTCGCTTCTTAACAATTCTACCACCGCCTTGAATTGGATCAGGACCTAAAGGAATTAGATTAGGATTCAAGTTCCTACCAGAATCCCTTGCATTACCATACATGACGCCTGCCAAATTTTCCTCACTATACGGAGATCCATCTATTGCCCGCAGCCACCTACTTACCGCCATATTCTGACGCCTGACCACAGCACGCAGGGATAAATCCCAGCCAAAGACTATTTTTGACGGTTCAATAGTCAGTCTAACAGGGTAGTAACTTTCCCCGTGCCCCAGTTTTCTGcaaataaagcaaaataaacttaatttctcATACTTAAATCTAGCATAAACCACCATAGATTTACCTATCAAAACTTTCTTTTTTCGCTTCAACGGGGCAGCAACATTTAAACAGATACGAATACGCATATAATGTTGAATTCCCAAAGTCGGGATGGATGCATCATACTCAATATACTTGCCACAGAAATCACCA
The window above is part of the Gossypium raimondii isolate GPD5lz chromosome 9, ASM2569854v1, whole genome shotgun sequence genome. Proteins encoded here:
- the LOC128032615 gene encoding uncharacterized protein At4g02000-like, giving the protein MEEAMENFNLMDDEEDAFQEDEGAVGRVNQLCLVGRCLTDSVVHFPSLRNTLADLWHPIGGICITKIGEKRYLFQFFHKIDIERVVTGAPWFFNNHLIILQKIPAERNPAVMELNHTEFWIQVHDLPPGLMSVSMAKQFGDFCGKYIEYDASIPTLGIQHYMRIRICLNVAAPLKRKKKVLIGKSMVVYARFKYEKLSLFCFICRKLGHGESYYPVRLTIEPSKIVFGWDLSLRAVVRRQNMAVSRWLRAIDGSPYSEENLAGVMYGNARDSGRNLNPNLIPLGPDPIQGGGRIVKKRDGCIDNLTANGIVQREMELDLEEENEPLELSEGKKRQRIVDRSRVLLDANVGSGSMNVSASSENQSSRAQ